The DNA window CAAAAATAGCATTAAATTATCGATTGCTCACGCTCCGCTTATCATATTTAATATCACTAAGGATACCGGATTTGATACCAATGAAAAAACTCCAGTTGGCTTGATCGCCAAAGGGTTGCCAATTGAAATCCATTCGCCAGCTTAATAAATCTCTTTCAAAACGGAGTTGGGTGTAAGTTACACCATTTAGTACAAAATCATATCCTGTAGAAACCCCAACTTTCCATTTTGGAGTTAAATCCCCATTTGCAGAAACCATCAAGGAATTTCCGGTAATTTTGCTTTCTCTATTGATATTGCTATACGTAAGAGAATAGGCGAGGGTCATATCCCAAGGCAATTTCGAAGCGAAAAATTCGGATATTTTATCGGTAGCGTCCTCATCTTCGTCTTCAAATTGGCTTCGGCCTCTAATATTATCAATGGTATTTCGTCCAAACAAATCATCATCTCGCCCTCCATTCCGTTGACCTTCTTTGTTTTTGCCCTCTTTTTCTTTTTCATCGGCATCTTTGCTGGATATCGAATAATTTAAAGTCATATTGGCGCTGGTCATTCGAAACAAACTGCCGCCATTGTTGATGTTATACACATTGATTCTATTGCCGGCATTATCAATGGCATAAGGATCGAGTGTGGCACCGAAATTCATGTTCAATTTATCTTTGAATAATAGCGTTCCTCCGCTCACTCGGACAGGAGCCCATGCGAGAGTCGTTTTTCCGTCGGCATTGATGTCGTAACTGGTAGAAAAATTCAAATTATTCAGCAGCATAATTTTTTTAGGATCGACTTTGGTGCTATCGGGATCGGTGATTTTTGCTTCGAAGGTATTGCTCAAATCAAAACCTAGTATATTGGAATTGTTATTTGACGGTGCTCCAAAGACGCCTCCTTCAAACCGTGTATAATCTTTGGTCATAGTTCCCGAAGCATCGGTGGCGTAGGTGTCGTAATATTTTTCGAAACTAGGAGTGTAGCCGTAGGAGAGCGAAGGCCGCATCACGTGTCGAATGGATTTTATTTTTTTATCGGGTTTGAAGTTGAAAGTTCCATAAATAGTGGTTCCCAAACTACTCGAAAAATTATAGGTCCTAAAAGCATCGAATCCGTTGATCGTTTCATCTATAACTTCACTTTGGTCTTTATCATAATACCTTTTGATAGTTTTTAAAGTCCAAACTTCGTTATAATTCATTGCCGTCGAGGCACTAAAATATTTAAAAACTTTGAAATTGGTACTCAATGGAATCGAATGTTGCATACCAATTTTTGCGTTATCAAACATTTGTTTGGAAAAGAATAAGGAATCTGTAGTAACAAAACTATTCTTTCCAACTAAATTATACAGTAAATTGATGTTTTTGAAAAACCCTTTTTTTACACCGTCTTTACCCACAAAAGGATAAATTCTATCGACACTGTATTGCAAATCGGGCAAGGTCATATTGATTTCTGAAGTTTGGGTGTTTTGCGAATGGGTGGCACTCAAGGACAAACGCGAACCTACAGTGGCGGGAAAAAATTTGCTGTAAGAAACCGACGAGGTCAAAGTGTTATTCAAATTCGAACCTATGTTGGATTGATTGATTGATTGTTGGTAATATTTACTGCTTCCCATATTGACCGATGCCGAAAAACTTGAATTAGGACTTCCTTTAGAATCTTTCGAATGTGACCATTGCAAATTGTAAATGTTTTGTTTGGAATAATCGGGATAACCACGTTCGCTATTGATCAAGTTTTCGAATCTAAAGTTCAAATTGCCTCTGTAACTATATCGTTTAGCATAACTCGATTCAAAACGCATGGCATAACTCCCGTTGGTATAATAATCGCCGAGGACAGTCAAGTCATAATGGTCGCTCAATGCAAAGTAATATCCACCATTCTGCAATGAAAAACCTCTGTTGTTGGAGTCATTATAACTCGGCAAAAGGATACCTGAAACACTGGTTTCTTTGCTCATCGGGAAAAAAGCAAAAGGCAAAGCGATTGGTGTTGGCACATTGGCAATAACCATATTGGTCAAACCCGTTACTACTTTTTTACCCGGAATGATTTTTACTTTACTAGTTTGAAAATAATATTCCGGATTATCGACATCTTTTGAGGTCGTGAATCGCGCACCTTTCAAGAAATAAACCGAATCAT is part of the Flavobacterium nackdongense genome and encodes:
- a CDS encoding putative LPS assembly protein LptD translates to MTRQKTSHIFTKIALKPLNTNLFNIVLLSIFLTIGSCKIFGQDISKKKKTIPSTEQSKKAVATPNSKNQPSTLVVSNTDTIKKDSIPKKVLLDAKIKYNATDYVKIEQKKKLITLYNKAELYHTDTELKSGIIVLNYETNEVLAGRIKDSMGKPSQYPNFKQAENVIEPDSIRFNFKSKKALIWNSRTDQGEFKVKAVLTKKENDSVYFLKGARFTTSKDVDNPEYYFQTSKVKIIPGKKVVTGLTNMVIANVPTPIALPFAFFPMSKETSVSGILLPSYNDSNNRGFSLQNGGYYFALSDHYDLTVLGDYYTNGSYAMRFESSYAKRYSYRGNLNFRFENLINSERGYPDYSKQNIYNLQWSHSKDSKGSPNSSFSASVNMGSSKYYQQSINQSNIGSNLNNTLTSSVSYSKFFPATVGSRLSLSATHSQNTQTSEINMTLPDLQYSVDRIYPFVGKDGVKKGFFKNINLLYNLVGKNSFVTTDSLFFSKQMFDNAKIGMQHSIPLSTNFKVFKYFSASTAMNYNEVWTLKTIKRYYDKDQSEVIDETINGFDAFRTYNFSSSLGTTIYGTFNFKPDKKIKSIRHVMRPSLSYGYTPSFEKYYDTYATDASGTMTKDYTRFEGGVFGAPSNNNSNILGFDLSNTFEAKITDPDSTKVDPKKIMLLNNLNFSTSYDINADGKTTLAWAPVRVSGGTLLFKDKLNMNFGATLDPYAIDNAGNRINVYNINNGGSLFRMTSANMTLNYSISSKDADEKEKEGKNKEGQRNGGRDDDLFGRNTIDNIRGRSQFEDEDEDATDKISEFFASKLPWDMTLAYSLTYSNINRESKITGNSLMVSANGDLTPKWKVGVSTGYDFVLNGVTYTQLRFERDLLSWRMDFNWQPFGDQANWSFFIGIKSGILSDIKYDKRSVSNR